TTGAGGAGCGTGAGAAAGAGCGTGCACTCGTTCACACGAAGCCCCCAAGTGATCTTAGTCCATACACAGAAGATGCCCCTATTGCACAGCCAAGCTCAGATGTATCCATTTATCAAATGCTAGAGGCGTATCAAAAGCTCATGAACCGAAATAAAATACGGAAGCCCAAGCTGACTACTGTAAAAGCAGAGGAAATATCACTGGAAGCAAGAATGGATGAAATCATCGATGAATTAGGGAGGCACCACGGAAAAAAGAATTTTTATGAGTTATTTCCGTATCAAGATCGTCCTCATATCGTCGTAACGTTTTTAGCACTTTTAGAGTTAATGAAATCAAATTTGATTTTTTGCGAACAAGTAGGAAATTTTACTGACATCATGGTTTATCAGAGTGAGGGGGTTTTTGTTCGTTGACATTAGAAGAAATGAAATCAATTATTGAAGGGTTGTTATACGTGACGGGTGACGAAGGTATTGATTGTAAGCAACTATCTGATGTTCTTGAGGTCAAGGTAGATACCGTAAAGGAAGTCATTGACGATTTGATGGCGACATACCAGGACGACAATCGTGGGATTCAAATTATTGAGGTTGGCGGTTCTTTTCAGTTTACAACAAAGCCTGAGCATGCTCACTATTTTAAGCGACTTGCACATACGCCCAGCCATTCATCTTTATCCCAGGCTGCACTAGAAACGTTGGCTATCATTGCCTACAAACAGCCGATTACACGGGTGGAAATTGAAGAGGTCAGAGGTGTGAAAACGGAAAAGCCCTTACAGACATTATTGGCAAAAACGTTAATCAAAGAAGTCGGACGGGCAGAAGGGACTGGACGAGCTATTTTATATGGCACGACTAAAGACTTCTTAGATTATTTTGGTTTAAAATCAATCAAGGAGTTGCCTCCATTACCAGAAGCACTTGATGATGGAACGATAGAAGATGAAGCAGACCTCTTTTTTGAAAAGTTTGAAGAAAACATGAGTTCATCATCATGAAGCCACTGAAAAAATAAAAGCCACCCTTTTTCACTGCCTCTATTTAAGTATCAATGGGTATGCACGTTGCGCGCCTGCTTTGAGAACCCCACTCATAGTGGGCCTTTAAAAATTGGCAACC
Above is a genomic segment from Desertibacillus haloalkaliphilus containing:
- the scpB gene encoding SMC-Scp complex subunit ScpB, with the protein product MKSIIEGLLYVTGDEGIDCKQLSDVLEVKVDTVKEVIDDLMATYQDDNRGIQIIEVGGSFQFTTKPEHAHYFKRLAHTPSHSSLSQAALETLAIIAYKQPITRVEIEEVRGVKTEKPLQTLLAKTLIKEVGRAEGTGRAILYGTTKDFLDYFGLKSIKELPPLPEALDDGTIEDEADLFFEKFEENMSSSS
- a CDS encoding segregation/condensation protein A — encoded protein: MNQYNVKLEAFEGPLDLLLHLINQAEVDIYDIPVSKITDQYLEYIHTMQELELDIASEFLVMAATLLAIKSKMLLPKQEEELLEDDMYLEEDEDPRQELMDRLIEYRKYKEAAKDLEEREKERALVHTKPPSDLSPYTEDAPIAQPSSDVSIYQMLEAYQKLMNRNKIRKPKLTTVKAEEISLEARMDEIIDELGRHHGKKNFYELFPYQDRPHIVVTFLALLELMKSNLIFCEQVGNFTDIMVYQSEGVFVR